The genomic segment tcaataacaataatatacaagtgTTGAtgtaacaatttacaaatacacCTTTGTAACTGTGTAGTTACAATCACAAACgaggtattgtattttttttttatttttttttattgagttatacatataatatactcatattaaaaaatggcggaaattcaaaatttaattctgctggatttgtaatatttttatagattaaaacaGGTTTGAAAATGTGAATTTTCCAAACGTATACTATTGCCAACGCAGAATTAAGTCAAAATATGTTACTGCcatatagacaatattatattatttaatttattattcacattaaaaattatttaaaataaagtattttattgaacCAATTTATCTtgaaaaatatgacaatatatacctaaaatattactaacatattatcaactattgtgatcttaatatttttataataactacctaGCTTACTAAAAATCgggataatatcaaacaatcgcaaaatatctacaaatatcaattgatattatactactGGCTGCTAAAGATAAcataatctatttattaattttattaattatttaggtgaccatcacgattaaagatactCCATAGTtcatactatctatagccgtaaTGTCTATTAGACttaaccacggtttaagatatatcttaactGTCAAAGAGTAATTCTTGtgcaataaatataacaatatctcatttgataattatgaatataattttttgattttagatggGAAAAACCgctattgaaaattattgtaagttatatctattatctatataaataatataaaaatgaatatgttgTAATGCAAACGTAGAGTTTTTGAGGctggttcataataatatagtaggtacctacatacatatattttatttgatacatttattatttttgtcaatacaTTAATTGGCTAACTTAAACTTAGTGGTGCAAGAAATATTCGGACTACTTTTTTAAGcagagttataatatattgatattatgtctatatttaaaaaattataattatctaaaaaatcaacaattattattgaatttgctATTGTACCTTGAATAATTAACCAGGGCTTTCTACCTACCCGTGATGTCACTGAACAATAACAtccaatttacataaaatactttGTTTCACAATAAgatgtgtttatatttattttatctgtgtTAACACTTATTTAGTttggttaaattataaaagtaatttataatttaaataaattatgcacaTTTTATTGGCTATTAGTGCAATTAcctaaacacaattaattttaattataattgaacatttagtattaattaGATATGTGCTAAATGGATTATTATTGATtagctaattattttgtatggtaATCAACagctataaatattgtattgaataaagaatatacttttatttaaagttaaattactattaatattttgttaacattattataattaagcaGCTATAACAAACCTTGATGAAGAATATAATTGTGttgataataatacttatagtaataaaataattctgaaaatagAAGAAGTGCTACTGAAAAAGAGATGTTAACTTTTTAACACAATTATGATACTAAATGGATAATTAATCTGAATAATTTAAttggaacatttttatataaaaaaaaaaattctttattccTATTATACCACAACAATTGTAGtttcatttaagtatttaaagttaaaagttaatttagcatcaataatttaatttttaaacctgACTGAAATATATACAATGGTAATGGTAGTTATTTTACTTAACATAGTTTTtccataaaagttttttttttttattgaataaattttataatttaacattttactaaacctcactatacataaataacaatttataacttaacaattaatgtttatatttagaatttacaattaaaaaaaaaaacataacaaaataattttagtacaaatgtatactaaaattatttaaacattattaacctaacctaaggAATAATATGGATCAATATTAACTCTTAGTCtgcagttttaaataatttaaaaaaattattcatacgCATTTGTTAATTCAAAATCCAAAAAAGTTAATTTCTTACTAATTTTGTAAATTctacttaaaattgtttataatttatttttatttaataataacaatacaaatattattattattaagtaacacCCTCGAAGGGTAATGAggtacaaaaatacataatgataaaaaaatgagataacaatattaagctaacaatatataactatataagagtGGTACAGGAAGATATTTACAAACatctcaaaaacaaaaatttaatattagatataaggaaaaaaaattagtggtTGGTAGAAATATATCATAGatcaaaaaatgtaagttaCAAAACTtaacctacctatgtaatttaaaaaaaaacattttaaattttaacatataaaatgtaatttattcgtCCACTGTGTCTCATTCTGCTTTCAAAAGCCTTTGCTACTATTTTGGACGAATTATCTTATAATGttacatacaaatttttataaatctaatttcacattgtttataatgtttgtatgtgctttcatttaatttaatatattaggtaaaaactaaaaaccttTACTCAATCTGTGATAACAATTTCACATTCCTCTACAACCtattatataacacataaatgatcaaataaaatgataattctaatgaaaattTCTAATTATACAGAACCGCAGTATTGTGGTGAAAAACTTTTAAACCGATAAAGGAATATGGGATTAAATATAGTCAGTGTTTCAAGTCTGAATGCTAAGAAGAgcagaccatattatatttaattattatttcattagtaaatcgtaaaaacaattttaataataatattaactatttatgttTTCAGAATATCAATCTGGTACAAAAATCCCAATTTATATCATTGGCTAGCCAGATAATATCatattggaaaatatttgaaaggtttattttataccattgaatattttatacattcaatGCCTAAGAATTGAAGAAGAATAAATCTGtggtataaaaatttaatgaatgaATTTAATGAacttaaacttaaaaactaCCTGTAATTTGTTATTAGGTGAACATTTATCTGAAACACTGAAGACAAGCACCTTCCGATATGTCTCATACTGAAAATTCTAACACTAAATATCATGTAAACAACGATATGGAATCAAATTCATCTAAATCAGTCCAATCCACtcaagaaaagaaaaatagtcATTCAGCCACTAATCAATATGCACTTGACGTTACTGAAGAAACTACCTATTCAACCCGTTCCTGTACACAAAGCAATGATACTAGATATAGTGCACAGAGAAAtgacaatatacctaatatacatggATTTGACTTTGGTGAATCTAGTTCACAGAGCAATAATATTGATTCTAGGTCATATATGTCACAGTATGTACATAGAACATTATCTGGACTAACAGCTGAATCATGGGCTCAATATAAGACTAGATACCCCACCAGTAATCATTTTCGAAAAACACATCCAAACTTAATAGAATACACTCAGGTATGTCCACGCTGGTATCGTATAGTTTCAATTGATGTCAATGCAGCCGAATCAAATGAATCATTCTCCTCTTCTCAACCTCGAAAGGTTCAACGTACAACAAACGGTCGTCGCAATACTGCAGGTATAACTAATTCTCAATCTGATGTGGAATGGTATCGTAGGGTGAATCGTGATGTTATTGAATCACAGAAATCAGCCTTGTCGTCGCGATCCGAAAGACTGGAACGTAGGAGTGAAAGTCAACAACCAATACCACCTTCGTCGTCTTTTCAAGCTCAATCCAATGGTTCTCGTCCGGAGAGTTCTGTGAATAATATTCATCGTTCTGATTCACTAACTGAACCAATTGCCCCAAATACTCAGTCTAATGAGAATGTAAGATACCAATCTGACAATGTTATTCCTCCAGCCTTACATTGTCAACTTCAAAACTTAAACAGTAATCAGTCACCATCTGTATCAACTTTCTCAAATCCTGAACGTGGTGCTGCTCAAGATATGACATTTGTTCCTTCTTCAGATGTAACTAATAATTCAAATCGTGCCCAAGTATTGATAGACCTCGATGATATTGCTACTAATACAGAAGATCAACCTAATTCCTTTTATGAAGTCAACCGTAATTTAGTTACACATGCAATTGAAATCATTCCAACACATCCTCCAACCAATTCAACAGTAATCAATGAACCCGAATCACTTGAAGTTGTTATTCGTTCAAGGAACAATGCtgattataaatttgttatctCAAATCCTGCTATTATCCGAATGCATAAGGTTTTGCAAAGATGTATTTTGAGTTCAGACAATACAAGTTCTTctgtaaataattcaattttgtatcaACAAGTCAATCACTACATGCGAGTCTTAAGAAGTACTATATTATCAACAGACTCCAATGCTACAAGTATTTCATCACTTATGAGTGCATCAGTTCCGCGATCGCTCACTATTGATCAATCTTCTTATCCTCTACTTGAAAATACATCTGAAATGCCACCAGTAATTATAATTGACCGCATACaaaatggtatttattatttatttttttttaaatataatacatatctactaaaaatattttacaacttccAGGTTGTGTCATTAAAGAATTGACAAACTGTGCTATATGTTTGGAAGATGACAATGGTAATGTCTTATTAGAACCATGTAATCATTACAATATGTGTGGGACTTGCATGGAAAGACTGACTACATGGATTTGTCCAATTTGTAGAAgtcatataacaaatataatagtttatgttTAAGTATGGTATGTATCTGTGGCTTGGATTATTGTCAAAAAGGCCAATGCCAAATCTAATTTGGTCATACAGCATAAGAGACATTGGCCCTTTTAACACAAGTAATGTAAgaaaattttaatgacattggtcaaataatctcaattttgttaaaatgtgaCATTGGCCCATCTTGCACTAAACCAtagatatgtataaatgtataatttacatatatattacttaCCTTAGGGTGagcctaatttttaaatttttaaatttttgatttcttaTCCTTCCATTTTGtacagaaattaattttagttaaataatatttggtctTGCTCACTCAACCCTCAAGAACAAATAAAGGGGTTAAAATGTGCAAAATGGGGTTGTTTTGACTTttcttttgttaaattaaaaaatattgtttttatcaaaaaatatacctatgataagtaaattatatttatatatatatatatatatgtaggtatattatattgttaataaaaaatacatataacattttacatttatcataaatttattattcccCAAGAAAAatgatatcaaatataaaactgaTCATCGATATTATAAGGTACTTTTCATATAGATAGAAACGTGAAATTTGGCACaaactatttatagtataagtGGAGAAAAAagtcttaaaattttaattatctcaaattaagtttaaaatacaattttagagcTTAGGTCGAGTAGAATTATGTAgggacatattttttaaattttacaaaacttgcatattattgtacatcaaTACGTCCATATTTAGATGCTAATAAGGGTGATTCCAAATATTGTATGATGATAAGAGTAAAATATCAGCTTTTACTCAAAGATATTAAGGTGCGTAAATTTGATTTGACCAACGGTCATGCGTTCGGCGGATTATGTTATAAATAGCTAGTataagaaaaatcaaatttacacCCCTATTCTCCCTAAATAAAACTATGATGCCTCTTTTACTAAATTTCACGCTTTTACCTATACGGAAAGTACCTTACAATATTGATGATCCGTGAGACTGTCAGTCAGTAACAAAAATTCATACTTTGAATTTCTCCCGTTTTGAAAAGGCTTAATATTAAGGgcataattatatatgaaatattaagttatttaagtttaatctatgtttcaaatttcaaaagtcTATCTTAAAAGGAAGCAGAGATATGAGGGTTAAAAAAACAGGTGAAGCTGTGCGTGTAGTGATGGCATTGCGGAAACTTGTCCGGCGATCTGCCATGCACTCAGATtaagtattttatcattattcttggaaaataatagatttatgggaaattttataaagatattttttattaaatatatatatatctataatttatgtaaatattatacatttttaataacctCACTATTTTTCACAAAACAACGGCCAAACATTCCGATTTCGCAATTTTCCACCACTTTGTGGCACGTGAAAGGGTAGAAAACCATGACCAAATTTAACTCAAGTTACTTTCTTATAGTACTGAACAAAATGGGAGGTTGAgacatcaaaaatatacatattttttcccTTACAAATATAAGAACCGCCctactttacatattatatactgcgtagtatttgtaaatcaaaataaaatttaaaaacacgagTGGTTTTCCTTTTCTCTCGCCAGTGGTGTCATTTGAGGGTGACAAGATAGATAATTTGCACCTGACTGATTGTACAAGAAGCCCAATTGTTAgtggttgttacttgttagtgaaataacataagtataattttattaatttttcttactttgaggaaatacaatattgtgtaaGCACTAGAAAATTACAGttacgatgataatatttttagttcaaatataaattattatagacatattcTGATAGTTACTAtagaaattctaaaaacaacattatCGCTCTTAAATTTATCCATGGTTTCAAAAAAACATCTATTGTagaatagatatttaaaatgtttgaattgcGTTCTAGCAGTCGTTTACTCATGTttcataatgtaatttaatttgtccGACCCCCTCTTAAAAGACACAAAATGCCGCCACTGAAGTTAGCCTACGTCAAATGATGCCTTTTTTTGACTCAGATACATATAAAGTTATGCGAGTTGTGAATTGTAACGAAATAGAAATATAACCGGAAATTAGCATGCTAGCAAAGCAATCCGTTTTTATTTGGTTCTGTTATATGggctaataaaaaatgttcacacttctattaaaaactcaaatgacgccactgtcaGCCTATTCTTTCCctcaatatatttatcaatgtttGATACTGCCAAATCATTATTTCAtgctattattgttaaaatatatttctctaAAGTTCGATTTATTTTACTCTTGTTAAACTATGCGGTTGTGATTAGTGATTAAATgggcttttttttaaatttaatctccacagttatatcatatattatatagtaataaggctgggcattaacaagttaaaatttaaagttaagttgTTCTTAACCAAGTtacatattagttttta from the Acyrthosiphon pisum isolate AL4f chromosome X, pea_aphid_22Mar2018_4r6ur, whole genome shotgun sequence genome contains:
- the LOC100568692 gene encoding uncharacterized protein LOC100568692, with protein sequence MSHTENSNTKYHVNNDMESNSSKSVQSTQEKKNSHSATNQYALDVTEETTYSTRSCTQSNDTRYSAQRNDNIPNIHGFDFGESSSQSNNIDSRSYMSQYVHRTLSGLTAESWAQYKTRYPTSNHFRKTHPNLIEYTQVCPRWYRIVSIDVNAAESNESFSSSQPRKVQRTTNGRRNTAGITNSQSDVEWYRRVNRDVIESQKSALSSRSERLERRSESQQPIPPSSSFQAQSNGSRPESSVNNIHRSDSLTEPIAPNTQSNENVRYQSDNVIPPALHCQLQNLNSNQSPSVSTFSNPERGAAQDMTFVPSSDVTNNSNRAQVLIDLDDIATNTEDQPNSFYEVNRNLVTHAIEIIPTHPPTNSTVINEPESLEVVIRSRNNADYKFVISNPAIIRMHKVLQRCILSSDNTSSSVNNSILYQQVNHYMRVLRSTILSTDSNATSISSLMSASVPRSLTIDQSSYPLLENTSEMPPVIIIDRIQNGCVIKELTNCAICLEDDNGNVLLEPCNHYNMCGTCMERLTTWICPICRSHITNIIVYV